A window of the Pseudoliparis swirei isolate HS2019 ecotype Mariana Trench chromosome 13, NWPU_hadal_v1, whole genome shotgun sequence genome harbors these coding sequences:
- the kat7b gene encoding histone acetyltransferase KAT7: MPRRPQRHMVGSGSDGTEDSDSSAEREQTNSSESDGNIPKRQRLTRASTRLSQSSQDTPDLKRAADHDESPPLTPTGNAPSSESELDISSPNASHDESTAKDQANRGDSDKDLSHRPKRRRCHETYNFNMKCPTPGCNSLGHLTGKHERHFAVSGCPLYHNLSADECKVKAVSREKQEEEVKEENNSRHATRHQTPTLKQSRYKEQVSEMRKGRNSGLQKEQKEKHMEHRQTHGNTREPLLENITSEYDLELFRKAQARASEDLEKLRIQGQITEGSNMIKTILFGRYELDTWYHSPYPEEYARLGRLYVCEFCLKYMKSQTILRRHMAKCVWKHPPGDEVYRKGGISVFEVDGKKNKIYCQNLCLLAKLFLDHKTLYYDVEPFLFYVMTEADNTGCHLVGYFSKEKNSFLNYNVSCILTMPQYMRQGFGKMLIDFSYLLSKVEEKVGSPERPLSDLGLISYRSYWKEVLLRYMCTFQGKEISIKEISQETAVNPVDIVSTLQSLQMLKYWKGKHLVLKRQDLIDEWKAKEIKRGHSNKTIDPSSLKWTPPKGT; the protein is encoded by the exons ATGCCTCGCAGACCACAG AGACATATGGTCGGGAGTGGTTCAGATGGAACTGAAGACTCGGACTCCTCCGCCGAAAGAGAACAGACCAATAGCTCGGAAAGTGATGGGAACATACCGAAGAGACAGCGCCTCACCAGAGCCTCAACTCGCCTTAGCCAAAGCTCTCAGG ATACTCCGGACTTGAAGCGAGCTGCTGACCATGATGAATCTCCACCATTGACGCCTACGGGAAATGCCCCCTCTTCTGAGTCTGAGCTGGACATCTCCAGCCCCAATGCCTCTCACGATGAGAGCACGGCCAAAGATCAAGCCAACAGAGGAGACTCGGACAAGGACCTCTCCCATCGACCCAAGCGCCGTCGCTGTCACGAGACTTATAACTTCAACATGAAATGCCCGACGCCAGGATGCAATTCACTTG GTCATCTCACGGGAAAACATGAACGTCATTTTGCTGTATCAGGTTGCCCTCTTTACCACAATCTTTCTGCTGATGAATGCAAA GTGAAAGCCGTCAGCCGTgagaaacaagaggaggaggtgaaggaagaAAACAACTCGCGCCATGCAACTCGCCACCAG acgCCAACATTGAAACAGAGCCGATACAAAGAGCAGGTGTCTGAGATGAGGAAGGGGCGAAACTCTGGCCTTCAGAAGGAGCAGAAAGAAAAGCACATG GAGCATCGGCAAACACACGGCAACACCAGAGAGCCTTTGCTGGAGAACATCACGAGTGAATATGACCTGGAGCTCTTCAGAAAAGCCCAGGCCCGTGCATCTGAAGATCTG GAGAAGCTGCGTATCCAGGGTCAGATCACTGAGGGCAGTAACATGATCAAGACCATCCTGTTTGGCCGCTACGAGCTGGACACCTGGTACCACTCGCCCTATCCCGAGGAGTATGCACGCCTAGGTCGCCTCTACGTCTGTGAATTCTGCCTCAAGTACATGAAGAGCCAGACCATTCTCAGACGACATATG GCCAAGTGTGTGTGGAAGCATCCTCCAGGAGACGAGGTGTACAGGAAGGGGGGAATATCTGTGTTTGAAGTTGATGGCAAAAAGAATAAG ATCTACTGCCAGAACCTGTGTTTACTCGCCAAGCTCTTCCTGGACCACAAGACGCTGTACTACGACGTTGAGCCTTTTCTCTTCTACGTCATGACGGAGGCCGACAACACTGGCTGCCATTTAGTGGGATACTTTTCCAAG GAGAAGAATTCCTTCCTCAACTACAATGTGTCCTGCATCCTGACGATGCCGCAGTACATGAGGCAGGGCTTCGGCAAGATGCTCATCGACTTCA GCTACCTGCTGTCCAAAGTAGAGGAGAAGGTGGGCTCACCCGAACGGCCTCTGTCTGACCTGGGCCTCATCAGTTACCGTAGCTACTGGAAGGAGGTGTTACTCCGATACATGTGCACTTTCCAGGGCAAGGAGATCTCCATCAAAG AGATCAGCCAGGAGACGGCGGTCAATCCGGTGGACATAGTAAGCACCCTGCAGTCTCTTCAGATGCTGAAGTATTGGAAGGGAAAGCACTTGGTGTTGAAGCGACAG GACCTGATTGACGAGTGGAAGGCGAAGGAGATCAAGCGAGGCCACAGCAACAAAACCATCGACCCCAGCTCCCTGAAATGGACCCCCCCCAAAGGGACATAA
- the LOC130204125 gene encoding alanyl-tRNA editing protein Aarsd1-like isoform X3, with protein sequence MNKPKIVRPEESQPAHALWFDRKKYVTINFIVHRPKEVQVDIQPDKMILCCKNDTDDVIYNELHFYENVQIHDSRERVYDRTINILLRKVKPDYSWPYLQKDLAKPSWISVDFDNWRDWEHEEDEGKEEFDRYMDIMKDISANKGKAPDMGDLDFVTSVVSCCPAELKHEVNGKKEKLKGFNVKLQDTILFPEGGGQPDDHGLIGDVPVLRVTRQGPDAVHFVSSPLEVGQEVQVKVDWERRFDHMQQHSGQHLISVLAENLFGYETTSWELGRQRGVIELDTPSVKPAQLQALEEALNEKIRLHIPVTVQLLSRDDPSVEKVRSRGLPDDLAWPIRIIDIEGVDANMCCGTHVSNLSHLQVIKLQGTEKGKKNKTNLIFLVGNRVLKYAEKSHSTERSLVALLNNGPNEHVQVVEKLQKSVKLLQKTNVSLLRDMAVLITENFKNNPQRGNFFSFHKKGGDHEFMNIIANEINIEETLVFLTVGEEKGPALFLLAGPSGQVAEMGPRVLEMLQGKGAGKNGRFQGKVNSLARRGEVEALLQQHCKHHTSEE encoded by the exons ATGAACAAGCCTAAAATTGTTAGACCAGAGGAGAG TCAGCCAGCACATGCACTGTGGTTTGACAGAAAGAAATATGTAACCATCAACTTCATAGTTCACCGACCTAAAGAAGTCCAGGTTGACATCCAGCCAGATAAAATGATCTTATG CTGCAAAAATGACACAGATGACGTGATTTACAACGAGCTGCACTTCTACGAGAATGTTCAAATTCAT GACTCCAGAGAAAGAGTCTACGACCGTACCATCAATATCTTGCTAAGGAAGGTGAAGCCTGATTATTCATGGCCTTATCTCCAGAAGGATCTGGCtaag CCCAGCTGGATTTCCGTAGACTTTGATAACTGGAGGGACTGGGAGCATGAAGAAGACGAGGGAAAGGAGGAGTTTGATAGATACATGGAT ATAATGAAAGACATTTCTGCCAATAAAGGAAAAGCACCAGATATGGGTGATCTTGAC TTTGTGACCTCGGTAGTGTCCTGCTGCCCAGCTGAGCTCAAACATGAAGTcaatggaaagaaagaaaaactcaaGGGCTTCAATGTGAAGCTCCAAGACACCATCTTGTTTCCTGAAGGAGGCGGCCAA CCAGATGACCACGGGCTGATTGGAGATGTCCCAGTCTTGAGGGTGACGAGGCAGGGACCTGACGCCGTGCACTTTGTGAGCTCACCTCTGGAGGTGGGTCAGGAGGTGCAGGTGAAGGTGGACTGGGAAAGGAGGTTTGACCACATGCAGCAACACTCAG GTCAACATTTGATCTCGGTTTTGGCAGAGAACCTTTTTGGATACGAGACCACATCCTG GGAACTGGGGCGTCAGAGAGGGGTCATTGAACTGGACACTCCCTCTGTGAagcctgcccagctccaggCTCTGGAGGAAGCCTTAAACGAAAAGATCAGACTCCATATCCCCGTCACCGTTCAGCTCCTCTCTAGAGATGATCCTTCTGTGGAAAAG GTGAGGAGTCGGGGGCTTCCAGACGACCTTGCATGGCCGATAAGGATCATCGATATCGAGGGTGTTGATGCCAACATGTGCTGCGGAACCCATGTGTCCAACCTCAGTCacttacag GTTATAAAGCTACAGGGAActgagaaaggaaagaaaaacaaaacaaacctgaTCTTCCTGGTAGGAAACAGGGTTTTGAAGTATGCCGAGAAAAGCCACAGCACAGAGCGATCACTGGTGGCTCTCCTGAA TAATGGACCCAATGAGCACGTTCAGGTCGTTGAGAAGTTGCAGAAGTCTGTTAAACTACTACAAAAA ACTAACGTGAGCCTGCTACGAGACATGGCCGTCCTCATCACCGAGAACTTTAAGAACAACCCCCAAAGAGGAAACTTCTTCAGCTTCCACAA GAAAGGCGGCGACCATGAGTTTATGAATATTATTGCCAATGAAATAAACATTGAG GAAACTTTGGTTTTCCTGACTGTTGGAGAGGAGAAGGGGCCCGCTTTGTTTCTCCTGGCTGGACCCAGTGGACAAGTGGCTGAGATGGGCCCGCG GGTGTTGGAGATGCTCCAAGGGAAGGGGGCCGGAAAAAATGGACGTTTCCAAGGAAAAGTCAACAGCTTGGCtcggagaggggaggtggaggctcTCCTGCAGCAGCACTGCAAACATCACACATCAGAGGAATAA
- the LOC130204125 gene encoding putative protein PTGES3L isoform X2 — MNKPKIVRPEESQPAHALWFDRKKYVTINFIVHRPKEVQVDIQPDKMILCCKNDTDDVIYNELHFYENVQIHDSRERVYDRTINILLRKVKPDYSWPYLQKDLAKPSWISVDFDNWRDWEHEEDEGKEEFDRYMDIMKDISANKGKAPDMGDLDSD; from the exons ATGAACAAGCCTAAAATTGTTAGACCAGAGGAGAG TCAGCCAGCACATGCACTGTGGTTTGACAGAAAGAAATATGTAACCATCAACTTCATAGTTCACCGACCTAAAGAAGTCCAGGTTGACATCCAGCCAGATAAAATGATCTTATG CTGCAAAAATGACACAGATGACGTGATTTACAACGAGCTGCACTTCTACGAGAATGTTCAAATTCAT GACTCCAGAGAAAGAGTCTACGACCGTACCATCAATATCTTGCTAAGGAAGGTGAAGCCTGATTATTCATGGCCTTATCTCCAGAAGGATCTGGCtaag CCCAGCTGGATTTCCGTAGACTTTGATAACTGGAGGGACTGGGAGCATGAAGAAGACGAGGGAAAGGAGGAGTTTGATAGATACATGGAT ATAATGAAAGACATTTCTGCCAATAAAGGAAAAGCACCAGATATGGGTGATCTTGAC TCTGACTGA
- the LOC130204125 gene encoding alanyl-tRNA editing protein Aarsd1-like isoform X1: protein MAFQCQRDCYMKEFVTSVVSCCPAELKHEVNGKKEKLKGFNVKLQDTILFPEGGGQPDDHGLIGDVPVLRVTRQGPDAVHFVSSPLEVGQEVQVKVDWERRFDHMQQHSGQHLISVLAENLFGYETTSWELGRQRGVIELDTPSVKPAQLQALEEALNEKIRLHIPVTVQLLSRDDPSVEKVRSRGLPDDLAWPIRIIDIEGVDANMCCGTHVSNLSHLQVIKLQGTEKGKKNKTNLIFLVGNRVLKYAEKSHSTERSLVALLNNGPNEHVQVVEKLQKSVKLLQKTNVSLLRDMAVLITENFKNNPQRGNFFSFHKKGGDHEFMNIIANEINIEETLVFLTVGEEKGPALFLLAGPSGQVAEMGPRVLEMLQGKGAGKNGRFQGKVNSLARRGEVEALLQQHCKHHTSEE, encoded by the exons ATGGCTTTTCAGTGTCAACGAGACTGCTATATGAAAGAG TTTGTGACCTCGGTAGTGTCCTGCTGCCCAGCTGAGCTCAAACATGAAGTcaatggaaagaaagaaaaactcaaGGGCTTCAATGTGAAGCTCCAAGACACCATCTTGTTTCCTGAAGGAGGCGGCCAA CCAGATGACCACGGGCTGATTGGAGATGTCCCAGTCTTGAGGGTGACGAGGCAGGGACCTGACGCCGTGCACTTTGTGAGCTCACCTCTGGAGGTGGGTCAGGAGGTGCAGGTGAAGGTGGACTGGGAAAGGAGGTTTGACCACATGCAGCAACACTCAG GTCAACATTTGATCTCGGTTTTGGCAGAGAACCTTTTTGGATACGAGACCACATCCTG GGAACTGGGGCGTCAGAGAGGGGTCATTGAACTGGACACTCCCTCTGTGAagcctgcccagctccaggCTCTGGAGGAAGCCTTAAACGAAAAGATCAGACTCCATATCCCCGTCACCGTTCAGCTCCTCTCTAGAGATGATCCTTCTGTGGAAAAG GTGAGGAGTCGGGGGCTTCCAGACGACCTTGCATGGCCGATAAGGATCATCGATATCGAGGGTGTTGATGCCAACATGTGCTGCGGAACCCATGTGTCCAACCTCAGTCacttacag GTTATAAAGCTACAGGGAActgagaaaggaaagaaaaacaaaacaaacctgaTCTTCCTGGTAGGAAACAGGGTTTTGAAGTATGCCGAGAAAAGCCACAGCACAGAGCGATCACTGGTGGCTCTCCTGAA TAATGGACCCAATGAGCACGTTCAGGTCGTTGAGAAGTTGCAGAAGTCTGTTAAACTACTACAAAAA ACTAACGTGAGCCTGCTACGAGACATGGCCGTCCTCATCACCGAGAACTTTAAGAACAACCCCCAAAGAGGAAACTTCTTCAGCTTCCACAA GAAAGGCGGCGACCATGAGTTTATGAATATTATTGCCAATGAAATAAACATTGAG GAAACTTTGGTTTTCCTGACTGTTGGAGAGGAGAAGGGGCCCGCTTTGTTTCTCCTGGCTGGACCCAGTGGACAAGTGGCTGAGATGGGCCCGCG GGTGTTGGAGATGCTCCAAGGGAAGGGGGCCGGAAAAAATGGACGTTTCCAAGGAAAAGTCAACAGCTTGGCtcggagaggggaggtggaggctcTCCTGCAGCAGCACTGCAAACATCACACATCAGAGGAATAA